TTACAAGATTTATGAGGGTTTCCGGAGCCGAGTCCCTGGTTGCGGCAAGTAACATTTTCGTAGGGATTGAGTCAGCATTAACGGTTAGGCCCCATCTAAACGAGATGACACGCTCTGAGCTCTGCACCGTTCTAACTGTTGGTATGGCGACGGTTTCATCCAGTGTTCTCGCTATATATATTTTCAGTCTTCAAAGTGTTTTTCCAACAATCGCCGGCCATTTGATTTCTGCTTCAATCCTGTCAGCACCCGCCGCTTTGGTTATTTCGAAAATAATATTGCCGGAGAGTGAAGTGCCGAAAACACTAGGAGTCCAGATTATCCCGTATTACCAAAAAGAAAGTACATTATTTGAAGCAATAATAAATGGGTCGAATAACGGGGTTAAGCTAATCGTGGGAATCGCGGCACTGCTTATCGCTGTTTTGGGACTGGTTTCACTCATTGATTTAGTCGTCGGTGGAATCGGTGGGAAAGTTAATGTTTTCACCGGAATGCATATAGACTGGTCTCTACAGGGGCTTCTGGGATATCTGTTTTACCCGTTTACAATCGTAATCGGGGTCCCAATCTCCGACGCATATAATATTTCAAAGATCATAGGCGAGAGAGTAGTTGTCACAGAAGTGGTCTCATACCAGGATTTGGCTAATTTAATGGAACAAGGCTTATTAATCCATCCGCGTTCTGTGATAGTAGCAACTTATGCGCTATGTGGATTTGCTCACCTCGCTTCATTGGCAATTTTTGTAGGCGGAATTTCAGCCCTTGCGCCTGATAAAAAGGGTGTTATAGCGGGGGTTGGTTTTCGTGCTCTTATAGCCGCAACTCTGGCGTGCATGATGACAGCTTGTGTCGCCGGGATGTTCATTTACGGTGATTCAGTTCTGATGGTTAGGTGACCACTTACTTCCATTATTTTCCTGAATAATAAAATTCCCTCTTGACAAACAGAAAACGATTAATACAATAAGTACATACGTTTGTTTGAAACATATGTTCGTATGACTGATAGACGAACTTAAAGAGGCAATCATGATGAATTTCAGCACAGACGAATTTCTTTTGCGTAAGACACCGAAATTACATACTAATCGGGAGAATTATGGATCAACCGGAAGCGTGATTCCTAGTCTGCAAAAGGTATTTTTCGAGACTACCGCCCGTGTGCAAAATCCATATAATCCCGTCAACCGGGCCAATTTATACGGAGTATTATAAGGGTTAGAAAAAGTGGTTCCCTACGTCTTTACAGTGGAAGTGTGTTTTAGAGTCTGCTGATATGTATGAGATTCGTAAAAACAAAAATATGGAACATATAAATAAACGAGGAGGTAAAAAATGTC
The Thermodesulfobacteriota bacterium DNA segment above includes these coding regions:
- a CDS encoding nucleoside transporter C-terminal domain-containing protein; this encodes MTIYNLVSFVGLFVLLGVAWLMSTDRRNINFRVIIWGLVLQIAFATFIFVIPAGTSFFLFINDSVVRVLDSASAGAKFLFGRLSLSPGEVNEHGESSLGFFLAFQVFPAIIFFSALMSILYYYKIMPTVIRGFSYVFTRFMRVSGAESLVAASNIFVGIESALTVRPHLNEMTRSELCTVLTVGMATVSSSVLAIYIFSLQSVFPTIAGHLISASILSAPAALVISKIILPESEVPKTLGVQIIPYYQKESTLFEAIINGSNNGVKLIVGIAALLIAVLGLVSLIDLVVGGIGGKVNVFTGMHIDWSLQGLLGYLFYPFTIVIGVPISDAYNISKIIGERVVVTEVVSYQDLANLMEQGLLIHPRSVIVATYALCGFAHLASLAIFVGGISALAPDKKGVIAGVGFRALIAATLACMMTACVAGMFIYGDSVLMVR